A genomic region of Coregonus clupeaformis isolate EN_2021a unplaced genomic scaffold, ASM2061545v1 scaf1019, whole genome shotgun sequence contains the following coding sequences:
- the LOC121553849 gene encoding ADP-ribosylation factor-binding protein GGA3 produces the protein MADAEGESLESWLNKATNPSNRQEDWEYIIGFCDQINKELEGPQIAVRLLAHKIQSPQEWEAIQALMVLEACMKNCGKRFHNEVGKFRFLNELIKVVSPKYLGDRVSEVVKKRVVDMLFSWTLSLPDEAKISEAYQMLKKQGIVTVDPEVPLDKTLMPSPPSRPKNPVFENEEKSKRLAELLKSKKPEDLQEANRLIKNMVKEDEVRLQRASKRSGTLEEVNNSVKLLNEMLSHFSRDQSTDGDKELIKELYGDCDKLRGTVFKLATETEDNDSSLGDILQASDDLSRVINSYKRIVEGQTVNGEMEPLGPSTNTQCTKDSNQSEILIDLAGLDLLSPSPPEHPPLAQHPDLIPADLLYGSAPLQDLQVFPALEDPSPSKPSAALSLLDKELLSLGINDPVPAKDDNLNNLWTTSLQAPNPVLDLFGSALPATVFSAASTTDATLDLLGASTTEPASKTAAPVSYPQSSAAASFPYPSAAAQAVSASLNHSLQDLAMLDLGSPKSMPGVINAGDLFGMGEAMGATASPRIGIPASRSSPLPLGILPSAAAAPTMSPKTQADDSPLLRSLSPILILPLGQASPAKIPEISLSNVHVPLEAIKPSKVCPVTAYDKDGVRVLLHFATDCPPGRPDVLVMVVSMLNTAPLPVRNIVLQAAVPKSMKVRLQPPSGTDLAPFNPIFPPAAITQVMLLANPLMEKVRMRYKLTFTLGEQQCTETGEVDQFPPAEIWGAL, from the exons GTGACCAAATCAATAAGGAATTGGAAGG CCCACAGATTGCTGTGAGATTGTTAGCCCATAAAATCCAGTCCCCACAAGAATGGGAGGCAATACAGGCTTTGATG GTTTTAGAGGCTTGCATGAAGAACTGCGGGAAAAGGTTTCATAACGAAGTTGGGAAATTTAGGTTTCTAAATGAACTCATCAAAGTGGTGTCACCTAAA TATCTAGGTGACAGAGTGTCGGAGGTAGTGAAGAAGAGAGTGGTAGATATGCTCTTCAGCTGGACGCTCTCTTTACCCGATGAGGCCAAGATCAGTGAAGCTTATCAAATGCTGAAGAAACAAG GTATTGTCACAGTTGACCCTGAGGTTCCTCTGGATAAGACACTGATGCCGTCGCCGCCCTCCCGGCCCAAGAACCCTGTGTTTGAGAACGAGGAGAAGAGCAAG cgacTGGCCGAGCTTCTGAAGAGCAAAAAGCCTGAGGATCTACAGGAGGCCAACCGCCTCATCAAAAACATGGTCAAAGAG GATGAGGTGAGGCTGCAGAGAGCATCAAAGCGCAGCGGCACCCTGGAGGAGGTCAACAACAGTGTTAAACTGCTCAACGAGATGCTCAGCCACTTCAGCAGGGACCAATCAACGGATGGAGACAAGGAGCTTATCAAA gaGCTTTACGGTGACTGTGACAAGTTGAGGGGGACTGTGTTCAAGCTGgccacagagacagaggacaatgACAGCAGCTTAG GTGACATATTGCAGGCCAGCGATGACCTGTCTCGTGTCATCAACTCCTATAAGAGGATTGTGGAAGGACAGACTGTCAATGGAGAGATGGAGCCACTTGGACCATCAACTAATACACAAT GTACCAAAGACAGCaaccagtctgagatcctgataGACCTGGCTGGTCTGGACCTCCTGAGCCCCTCCCCACCAGAGCATCCTCCTCTAGCCCAGCACCCAGACCTCATCCCAGCCGACCTGCTGTACGGGTCTGCCCCCCTCCAGGACCTTCAGGTCTTCCCTGCCTTGGAGGACCCCAGCCCCAGCAAACCCTCTGCCGCACTGTCTCTACTGGACAAAGAGCTCCTCTCTCTAG GAATTAATGACCCAGTTCCTGCAAAAGATGACAACTTGAATAATCTGTGGACGACATCTTTGCAG GCTCCCAACCCAGTTTTGGACCTGTTTGGCAGCGCCCTTCCAGCTACTGTATTCTCTGCAGCTTCTACGACAGACGCCACTTTGGACCTGTTAGGAGCTTCTACAACGGAGCCTGCTTCTAAGACAGCCGCCCCTGTCAGTTACCCACAATCGTCAGCGGCGGCCTCCTTCCCCTACCCCAGTGCTGCTGCCCAGGCAGTCTCTGCCTCCCTGAACCACAGTCTGCAGGACCTGGCCATGTTGGATCTGGGCAGCCCCAAGAG CATGCCTGGTGTGATCAACGCTGGCGACCTGTTTGGGATGGGTGAGGCTATGGGTGCCACTGCCTCCCCGAGAATTGGGATCCCCGCCTCCAGATCCAGCCCTCTCCCTCTGGGCATCCTACCATCTGCTGCTGCAGCCCCTACCATGTCCCCTAAGACCCAGGCTGATGACAGCCCCCTTCTCCGCTCCCTGTCCCCCATCCTGATTCTCCCGCTGGGGCAGGCCAGCCCAGCCAAGATCCCTGAGATCTCTCTAAGTAACGTCCACGTCCCCCTGGAAGCCATCAAGCCAA GCAAGGTGTGTCCTGTGACGGCCTATGATAAAGACGGGGTCCGTGTTCTCCTGCACTTTGCCACCGACTGTCCGCCGGGCCGGCCTGACGTGCTGGTGATGGTGGTGTCCATGCTGAACACGGCGCCTCTTCCAGTCAGGAACATAGTCCTACAGGCTGCTGTACCCAAG TCGATGAAGGTGAGACTACAACCGCCCTCGGGAACTGACCTGGCGCCCTTTAACCCCATCTTTCCCCCCGCCGCCATCACTCAAGTCATGCTGCTGGCCAACCCACTCATG GAGAAGGTCCGGATGAGATACAAGCTGACGTTCACACTGGGAGAGCAGCAGTGCACAGAGACTGGGGAGGTGGACCAGTTCCCCCCAGCTGAGATATGGGGGGCTCTATAG
- the LOC123486130 gene encoding small ubiquitin-related modifier 2-like: MADEKPKEGVKTENNDHINLKVAGQDGSVVQFKIKRHTPLSKLMKAYCERQGLTIRQIRFRFDGQPINETDTPAQLEMEDEDTIDVFQQQTGGFLH; this comes from the exons ATGGCAGACGAAAAACCCAAG gAAGGAGTGAAGACCGAGAACAATGACCACATCAACTTGAAGGTTGCAGGACAAGACGGCTCAGTGGTGCAGTTCAAGATcaaaaggcacacacctctcaGCAAACTCATGAAGGCATATTGTGAAAGACAG GGCCTGACGATTAGGCAAATACGGTTCCGGTTTGATGGTCAACCCATCAACGAGACAGACACACCAGCACAA TTGGAAATGGAAGATGAAGACACAATCGATGTGTTCCAGCAGCAAACGGGAGGTTTTCTTCACTAG